The Atlantibacter hermannii genomic interval CGCCCGAGAGTCGTGCATTATCAAAGACATTAAGGCACTTTTCCCGCCCCGAACCGCCGCGCATCAGGCTGGTTTACAGAAGTGCCCGAAGGGTTTTTCGTTTGACTTATTTTGTAAAAAGTTTACATTTCCGGACATGAAAACTGTGCTGATTATTGTCCCGGATGGCGGCATGCTGTTTGAAGCCGCAGGCATTGCCGACATCCTGATGCAGGCCAACCGCCTTCACGCTGCGCAACATGCCGCGCCGCGCTATCGCATTACGCTTGCCACCACGCAACCGCACCAGGTTATCCACGGTCAGTCCGGGCTCAACCTGCTGGCGGACAATCGCCTCACCGAACTCGATCCCTTTGAATCCCGCGATACCATCATGATCACCGGACGCGGCACCCATGCTGACGAAGGGGATGCTGTGGCGAGTTGGGTGCGCATGGCGGCGCCGCATACCCGGCGCGTCACATCGATTTGCGGCGGCGCGATGCTGCTGGCGCAGGCGGGACTACTGGATGGACGACGCGCCACCACCCACTGGCGTTTGCTGGAGGAAATGCAAACCACATACCCTCACGTTAAGGTCGAAGGCGGTCCGCTCTACATTCAGGACGGGCCGGTCTGGACATCCGGCGGCGTCAGTTCCGGGTTCGATCTCACACTGGCGCTGGTGGAGGATGATTACGGATTTACACTCGCCCGTGATATTGCCCAGGACATGGTGATGTATCTGCGCCGTCCCGGCGGGCAGTTGCAGTTCAGCCGTTATAAACTGGACCAGACTGAACATGCCGGTCCGGTGGGTGAACTGCAACGCTGGATACTGGCGAATCTCGCCGACGACTTGTCGGTTGAAAAGCTGGCGGAACGGGTGGCCATGAGCCCACGCAACTTTACCCGCGTGTTTACCCGCGAAGCGGGCGTCTCCCCGGCGCGTTACGTGTCAGAAGCGCGGCTGGCCGCTGCCCGCGACCGGCTGGAGCAAACCACCGAAACCCTGGATCGCATCGCCCAGCTTACCGGCTTCGGCAGCAGCATCAATCTGCGCCGCACCTTTGAAAAGCAACTTCATCTCACCCCCGGCGAATATCGACAGCGTTTTCACAGCCGAAAGCTGGCGTAAAGTGATCCTTTTTTGTCATTTACGCCAAAGCGCCTCACGCCTAACCTGAAGTCAGAAACAGCACATCAGGAGGCAATTATGGTGAAGATCGGTATTAACGGCTTTGGCCGCATCGGGCGCAACGTTTTCCGCGCCGCCCTGAATAATGAACAGGTCGAGATCGTGGCGATTAACGACCTGACCGACAGCAAAACGCTGGCGCACCTGCTGAAATACGACTCCCTGCTCGGCACCCTGCCGCTGCCGGTCGAGGCGGGCGAAGGCGAGCTGCGAATTGACGGTAATGCAGTAAAAGTGTTCTCCCATCGCGATCCGGCGGAAATCCCATGGCACATGTGTGGGCGTGGATATTGTCATTGAAGCCACCGGCTTTTTTACCGAACGCGAAAAAGCGGCGGTGCATATTACCCACGGCGGCGCAAAGCGGGTCATTATCTCCGCTCCGGCAAAAAACGACGACATCACCGTGGTGATGGGCGTGAACCATCAGGATTATGATCCTGAGCAGCATTTTGTGGTCAGCAACGGCAGTTGCACCACTAACGGGCTCGCGCCAGCGGCGCAGGTGTTGCATCAGCAGTTTGGTATTGAACACGGCCTGATGAATACCACCCACGCTTATACCAACAGTCAGGCGCTGCACGACCAGCCGGAAAAAGATCTGCGCGGTGCCCGCGCCGCCGCACTGTCGATTGTTCCTTACTCCAGCGGCGCGGCGAAGGCGCTGGGCAAAGTGATCCGGAACTCGACGGGCGTCTTACCGGCTATTCATTGCGGGTACCGGTGCCGGTGGTGTCGATCGTCGATTTAACCGTGACGCTGAAGCGCGACGTCACGGCGGAAGACGTGAATGCCGCGTTTCGCGCCGCTGCGACGGACGGCCCGCTGCAGGGCATCCTCGGTTACAGCGAGGAACCGCTGGTATCAAGCGATTATCAGGGCGATGCGCGCTCATCGATCGTTGACGGACTGTCTACGCTGGTGATTGGCGGCAATATGGTCAAAATCCTTGCCTGGTACGATAACGAATGGGCGTTCTCCAACCGCCTGATTGATTTGGCCCGCCTGATGGAACAACGCGGCCTGTAACCCCTCTACCTCGCTCCCGGTACCGCTGCCGGGAGCGAGGCGAACCGCCCCTTCGCACTCCCCGCTTATTTTTACAAAGTTGTACATGATAAAGTTAAAAACTTGTACAGGCATCACTGGCGAACCGCCGTCACGCAGTCTACGTTTAAACAAATACATAAAGCATGTTTCCATGGCGGTCCCTCATCAATGAGCGAGAATGAAAACACCCTTTCCGGTGGCGTGTCTGTCCACGAAATCAAAGGCAACATCGAACAGCATCTCACCGCGTTGCTGAAGAATTGCGACGCCAATACGGCGGTCGGCATGGCGATGCAGGAAAGCGTCCTGGGCCCGGGAAAGCGCATTCGGCCACTGATGATGTTGCTGATTGCCCATGACCTGGGTTATCCGGGGGATGCCAAAACCCTGCTTGACCTGGCCTGCGCGGTGGAAATGATCCACTCCGCCTCGCTGATCCTGGACGACATTCCGTGCATGGATAATGCCGACATGCGGCGCGGCAAGCCGACCATCCATAAAAAGTATGGTGAAAGCGTGGCGATCCTTGCCGCCATCGGTCTGCTGACCCGGGCGTTTGCGCAGGTATCGTCCGCCAGCGGGCTGAACGGAGAGCAAAAGGCGCTGGCCGTAAGCGAACTGGCGAATGCCGTAGGGGAGCAAGGCTGGTGCTGGGGCAGTTTCGCGATCTGACAGGAGCCGGGCAAACCCAGAACATTAACGACATCACCGCCACCAATGATTTAAAAACCGGCGTGCTGTTTATCGCCATGTTGCAGGTGGTCGGCCTGGCGGCGAATGCCAGCGAGGCCACGCGCCAGCGGTTATCAGCATTCGCCACCGACTTCGGCCAACTGTTTCAGTTACTGGACGACCTGTCAGACAGCCACTTTACCACCGGTAAAGATCGCAATAAGGACGCCGGAAAACCCACGCTGGTGAATGTCCTGGGCCGGGAGCACGTCTGCGATCGGATTTACCACCATTTTCATTCCGCCAGCGAGCACCTGGCCGCAGTTTGCGTAGCCGGGCAGGAAACCCGTCGGTTTATTGATACCTGGTTGAACCTGACGCTGGCGGGGGAAAAACCCGCGATGAAAATCGCCTGATGCACTGGCAATACCGGCATCACGACGGTGCCGTGAATCACTTATCTGGCCTGCCTGAGGATAACCATGGCGATCAAAAATCAGGGAATTGTACAGAGGAAAAACGATCATCTGGACATTATCCTTAACACCCCGCAGGACGTAACGGGGGCCTCCACCGGGTTCGGCAACTGGCGTTTTGTCCATTGCGCATTACCGGAAATTGATTACGACGCGATTGATTTACGCAGCGTATTCCTCAATAAAACGCTCAGTGCGCCACTGCTGATCAGCTCCATGACCGGCGGCGCGCAGCGTTCAAAGTTTATTAATCATCATCTCGCCGAAGCGGCCCAGGAGCTCAACGTGGCGATGGGCGTGGGCTCGCAGCGTATCGCGCTGGAAGGCCAGTCAGATTGCGGGATTGATAAATCGTTGCGCCGACTGGCCCCGGATATTCCGCTGATGGCGAATCTGGGCGCGGCGCAACTGGCGGGTGAAAAAGGCATTGATTCCGCCCGTCGCGTAGTCGATATGATCGAAGCCGACGCGCTGATTATCCACCTCAACCCGCTACAGGAAATTCTCCAGAGCGACGGCGACCGGGACTGGGCGGGCAAACTTGACGCTATCGCCCAGGTGGTTCGTCACCTGACGGTGCCGGTGGTGGTAAAAGAAGTGGGCGCCGGGATTTCCGCTGCGGTGGCGGGCCGTTTAATTGATGCGGGCGTCACTGCCATTGACGTGGCGGGCGCGGGCGGCACCAGCTGGGCGGCCGTAGAAGGCAAACGCGCCGAAAGCGCCCATCTGCGCGCCCTGGCCAGCGCGTTCGCGGACTGGGGCATCCCCACCGCTCAGGCATTACAGGCCATCGCCAGCGCATACCCGAATACCCCGGTGATTGCCTCCGGCGGCATACGCACCGGCATCGACGCGGCGAAAGCGCTGCGGTTGGGCGCGTGTCTGGTCGGTCAGGCCGCCGCGATCCTCGACAGCGCCACCGAATCCACCCAGGCGGTGGTCGACCGCTTTGCGATCACCATCGAACAACTGAAACTCGCCTGTTTCTGTACCGGCAGCATCAATCTTGATGCGCTGAAAACGGCAGACATTATTCAGTGCGGCGGGGGATCGTGAGCCATTACGCGATAATCGTACCGCCGCTGTACAGCCATATCCGGGCGATGGAAGCGCTGGCGCTTCACCTCAGCGGCAAAGGGCACCGGCTGACCTTCATCCTCGATCCTGCACTGGTGGTGCGGGGTAATCCGCGTCTTGGCGGATGCCCGTCGCTGCCGGAAACTGTTCAGCGCGCCCAGCAGCGTTTTCGCGATCCCGCTTCGCGCACCTTTTTCCGCATCGCCGGTACGCTGGCGGCGCATACTGACGCGCTGTGCCGTGAACTGCCGGGCATTCTGAAACGTCTCCAGGTGGACGGGGCGATTGTCGACCAAATGGAACCGGCGGGCGGGCTGGTCAGCGAATTTTTAGGCCTGCCCTTCGTTTCGGTGGCCTGCGCCCTGCCGGTCAACCGCGAACCGGATCTGCCGCTGCCGGTCATGCCGTTTCGCTATGGCGAGGACGACGCCGCCAGAAAACTGTATGCGGGCAGCGAACGGGTCTACGACCGGCTGATGCAGGCGCACTATCGGGTCATTGACGCTTACAGCCGTCGTTTCGGGCTGGCCCACCGGCGGCGGCTCGATGAATGCCTGTCGCCGCTGGCGCAAATCGCCCAGGGCACCGCGACGTTTGATTTTCCGCGTCGGGAATTGCCGGACACGTTTCACTACATCGGTATGTTTCAGAGCATGCCCGATTTGCCGCCGCGGCGGCGCAACGCGATACCGCAGGTTTTCGCCACCCTTGGCACATTACAGGGGCATCAGTATTCGCTGCTGCGTACCCTGGCGCGAGCCTGCCAGCTGGCGGAGGTGAATGTCACTGTCGCCCACTGCGACGGTCTCTCGCCTGCTCAGGTCGAGGGGTTATACCGCAGCGGCGCCACCCGCGTGGAAAGCTTCGTTCCGCAGCGCGAGGTGCTGGCGCAGTCCGATCTGATTGTCTGCCACGCCGGGCTGAATACGGTCCTTGAGGCGTTAGCGGCCCGGTGTCCGCCTGTGGTGATGCCCGTGGCGTTTGACCAGCCCGCGGTTGCAGCGCGGGTGACGCACCACGGTCTGGGGCGTAAAGTGTCCCGACTGGCGGGCGCGTCAGCCATCGCCAGCCAGATTACCGCCCTGCTTAATGAGACCGATGATTTTCAGCAACGGCTGGCGGCAGAAAGCCAGGCGATCCGCCAGGCTGGCGGCGCGGCGCGGGCGGCGGCACTGGCTGAACAGGCGATTGAGACCGGGCGTTCGGTTAACGCAGGAGCGGCACGCGTATGCAATGGGATCTGATACTGGTTGGCGCAGGCCTGGCGAACGGGTTGATCGCCTGGCGTCTGCAACAGGTGCGCCCTGAACTGAATGTTCTGCTCATTGAACAAGGCGAGGCGGCGGGCGGCAACCATACCTGGTCGTTCCACCACCACGATTTATCCCCCGAACAACATCAGTGGATCGCGCCGCTGGTGGCGCATAGTTGGCCCGGTTACGACGTGATGTTTCCCTCGCTCACCCGGCACATCGATCAGCCCTACTACACCCTGTTTTCTGACCGTTTCGCGCACCGGCTGACGGAGGCGCTTGGCGACAATCTGCGGCTTAACTGCCCGGTGGCGGCGGTTTCCCCGCAACGCGTGCAGTTAGCCAACGGCGAAACGCTCACCGCCCGTGCGGTGATCGACGGTCGCGGTCAGCCTGACGCGCCGACGCAACGCTGCGCCTGGCAATTGTTCGTGGGCCAGGAATGGCGGCTCGCGCATCCCCACGGTCTGACCCGCCCGCTGTTGATGGATGCCACGGTGCCGCAATGCAACGCCTACCGGTTTTTCTACCTGCTGCCGCTGTCGCCCGATACGTTGCTGATTGAAGATACCCGGTTCAGTAATGCGCCTGCCCTCAACCGGGACGATTATCGTGCCGCTATTAAGGATTATGCCGCGCAACGTCACTGGACGCTTTCCGCCTTGCTGCGCGAAGAGTCTGGCTGCCTGCCCCTGACGCTGGCGGGCGCACCACCACCGGACAGCACGGCGCAACAGCCCTGCTCCGGCATGCGCGCCGGGCTTTTTCACGCCGTAACGGGCTACTCCTTGCCGCTGGCCGTCAGGCTGGCGGACGCGGTCGCCGGGCTGGGGATCCCCGACGCCCCGCGTGTGGCGGCACTGACCCATGCGCTGGCCGCGCAACAGTGGCGCAGCCAGGGTTTCTTCCGCCTGCTCAACCGTATGCTGTTTTTAGCCGGGCAGCCGGACCACCGCTGGCGTGTGATGCAGCGATTCTATGGCTTACCCGATGAGACCATCGCTCGCTTTTATGCCGGAAACCTGACGCTTTCCGATAAGGCGAGAATATTAACAGGCAAGCCCCCCGTCCCGGTTTTCCAGGCGCTACGGGCGGCGTTTAACACAGGGAATGAACAATGAAAAAAACCGTGGTGATCGGTGCGGGTTTTGGCGGGCTGGCGCTGGCGATCCGCCTGCAGTCGGCGGGATCCAGACCACTTTGCTGGAGCAGCGCGATAAACCCGGCGGACGCGCCTATGTCTGGCACGATGAGGGCTTCACCTTCGACGCCGGGCCGACGGTCATTACCGACCCCAGCGCGCTGGAAGAGTTGTTCGCTGGCGCGGGTAAACGGCTGGAGGATTACGTCGACATGATGCCGGTCGAGCCGTTTTACCGGCTGTGCTGGGAAGACGGTAAACGCTTTGATTACAGCAATAACGAATCGCTGCTCCAGCGGCAAATCGCCGATTTTAACCCCGCTGACGTCGAGGGTTACGCCCGCTTCCTGGAGTATTCAAAAGCGGTATTTAAAGAAGGCTACCTGCGCCTCGGCGCCACGCCGTTTTTGCAGTTCAGCGATATGGTAAAAGTCAGTCCGCAGTTGATGCGGCTGCGCGCCTGGGAGAGTGTTTATCAGGCGGTCTCGCGGTTCATTAAAGAAGACCATTTGCGCCAGGCCTTTTCGTTTCATTCGCTGCTGGTGGGCGGCAATCCGTTCGCCACTTCGGCGATTTATACCCTGATCCATGCCCTTGAGCGCGAATGGGGTGTCTGGTTCCCGCGTGGCGGCACCGGTGCGCTGGTACAGGGAATGGTGAAGCTGTTTACCGATCTGGGCGGCAAACTGGAACTGAACACCGCCGTTGAGCGCATCGAGGTTGAACAACAACGGGTCAGCCGGGTCGTGACGCAAGACGGGCGCGTCTTTGCGGCGGATGCCGTGGCCTCCAACGCTGACGTGGTCAATACCTACCAGAAGCTTCTGGGTCATTATCCTCCCGGCGAGGCGAAAGGCCGCAAGCTGGCCGGTAAGCGCATGAGCAACTCGCTGTTCGTGCTTTACTTCGGGCTTAACGCCACCCATCCGCAGTTAGCGCATCACACCATCTGTTTCGGTCCGCGTTATAAAGAGCTGGTGCAGGAAATTTTCCACGGCGCGACCCTGTCAGATGATTTCTCGCTGTACCTGCACTCGCCGTGCGCCACCGATCCGTCTCTCGCCCCGCCAGGCTGCGGCGCGTTTTACGTCCTGACGCCGGTGCCGCATCTTGGCAACGCCCCGCTCGACTGGACCGTTGAAGGCCCGGCGCTGCGCGAGCGGATTTTTGATTATCTGGAAGCGCGCTATATGCCGAACCTGCGCCAGCAGTTGGTCACCCACCGAATGTTTACCCCGGACGACTTCCAGCACACCCTCGGCGCGCATCTCGGCTCGGCGTTTTCCCTTGAGCCGCTGTTAACCCAAAGCGCCTGGTTCCGTCCTCATAACCGCGATGAAAACCTGAAAAACCTGTATCTGGTGGGTGCCGGTACCCACCCCGGCGCGGGCGTTCCTGGGGTCGTCGGCTCGGCGAAAGCCACCGCCCGGTTGATGCTGGAGGATCTGGCATGAATAAACCGCTTTTCAATCATGCCGCGCAAACCATGCGCAACGGATCGAAAAGTTTTGACGCCGCCGCCAGGCTGTTCGACCCGGAAACCCGCCGCAGCGTGCTGATGCTGTATACCTGGTGCCGTCATTGCGATGACGTCATCGATAATCAGATTGCCGGATTTGCGTCCGGCGCTGAATCCCGCCTCGATCCTGCCCGTCAACTGGAGCAACTGCGTGAATCCACCCGGCAGGTGTACCAGGGCATGGCGCAATCCGATCCGGCGTTTGCGGCGCTTCAGGAGGTGACGGCTCGTCATCACATTCCGGAAAAATGGCCGCTCGAACATCTTGAAGGGTTCGCCATGGACGTGCGCGGCGAGGCCTATGCCACGATTGATGACACGCTGCGTTACTGCTACTACGTGGCGGGCGTGGTGGGCTTGATGATGGCGCACATTATGGGCGTCCGGGACGAGAAGGTGCTGGATCGCGCCTGTGATTTAGGACTGGCGTTCCAGCTCACTAATATTGCCCGCGACGTGATAGAGGATGCCGGGGCAGGACGCTGCTATCTGCCTGCGCACTGGCTGGCGCAGGAAGGGCTGGAGATGGAGACCTATTTCCTGCCGGAACATCGTCCGGCGCTGAGTCGGGTGGTGCAACGCCTGTTGAATACCGCGGAGCCCTATTATGCCTCGGCGCTGGCGGGCCTGCCCGCGCTGCCTCTGCGCTCACGCTGGGCGATTGCCACGGCGCGGGATGTCTATCGCGCCATCGGCATTAAAGTCTCACACGCCGGGACGCGCGCCTGGGATACGCGGCAGCACACCAGCAAACCGGAGAAAATCGCCCTGCTGCTTAAAGGCGCAGGCCGGGCGGCTATGGCGCCGGTGGCGAGGCCTTCGGCGCGTCCGACGGCGCTTTGGCAGCGGCCGCTTTAGTCGGGCGGGCGCGCTTACGCAGTTGCGCCTGCAACACTTCCGGGGATTTCACCACCAGGAAACCAAACGACACGCAGCCCTCTTTGCCGTTTACCGCATGATGAAAACGGTGCGCCAGCCAGAGCCGCTTCAGGTAGCCCTTGCGCGGCACCCAGTGGAACGGCCAGCGCTGATGCACCAGGCCATCATGAACCAGAAAATAGAGTACGCCGTAGAGCGTCATGCCTGCGCCAATCCACTGTAGCGGCCAGACCCCTGCGGTGCCCACGGCGATCAGCACAATAGCCAACCCGGCAAACACCACCGCGTACAAGTCGTTTAGCTCGAACCAGCCGGTGCGCGGCGAATGGTGGGAGCGATGCCAGCGCCAGCCAAAACCGTGCATGATATAGCGATGGGAAAAGGCCGCTACCGCCTCCATTGCCGCCGCGCTTAATACCACAATCAATACGTTAAGCCACATGCTTCCATTCCTTCTCTCGTTAACGGCATCAGCCCCAGTCAGTATAGTGCAACCGCTGTTTTTGGCGGGATAAGGCGAAGCGAAGCCTGCCCGTGGTCTACAGTTAGTGCGAGCATGTTGAAATCCCAGAGGCCCCAGGATGAATCAAAAGACACTCGCATTGATGTTAGGCTGTGTGGCGGGCTGCGCCAGCGCCGCCGACGCTCCCCGTTATGACGACGCCGCATCAAGCGTCTACCTGCAATATTATCCGTCATCAAAAGTGGCCCCCGGCATGGCCCACACTCCCGGGTTGCGGATTAACTTTCCGGACGGCGACGCCCGCCCCATTGAGATGGACACCGGCTCCACCGGCATTGTGATCTCCGCCGGATCGATCCCGAATTTCGGGCAGTTGTCCGGGACGCCGGGGAAACTCACTTATAACAGTTCGGGGCGAATTATGATTGGCTCCTGGGTGACGACGCCCGTGACGCTCAGCGGCAGCAATGGTCAGCACTTTACCACCGCGCCGATCCCGGTGCTGGCGGTGACTCAAATCGCCTGTCAGGACAATGCCCGCCACTGTACACCGGAAGATAACCCGCGCGGCGTCGCCATGATGGGCGTCGGCTTCGCCCGGGAAGGCAGCGAACAAA includes:
- the ftrA_4 gene encoding transcriptional activator FtrA, encoding MKTVLIIVPDGGMLFEAAGIADILMQANRLHAAQHAAPRYRITLATTQPHQVIHGQSGLNLLADNRLTELDPFESRDTIMITGRGTHADEGDAVASWVRMAAPHTRRVTSICGGAMLLAQAGLLDGRRATTHWRLLEEMQTTYPHVKVEGGPLYIQDGPVWTSGGVSSGFDLTLALVEDDYGFTLARDIAQDMVMYLRRPGGQLQFSRYKLDQTEHAGPVGELQRWILANLADDLSVEKLAERVAMSPRNFTRVFTREAGVSPARYVSEARLAAARDRLEQTTETLDRIAQLTGFGSSINLRRTFEKQLHLTPGEYRQRFHSRKLA
- the gapA_2 gene encoding glyceraldehyde 3-phosphate dehydrogenase A, giving the protein MVKIGINGFGRIGRNVFRAALNNEQVEIVAINDLTDSKTLAHLLKYDSLLGTLPLPVEAGEGELRIDGNAVKVFSHRDPAEIPWHMCGRGYCH
- the gapC gene encoding glyceraldehyde-3-phosphate dehydrogenase yields the protein MGVDIVIEATGFFTEREKAAVHITHGGAKRVIISAPAKNDDITVVMGVNHQDYDPEQHFVVSNGSCTTNGLAPAAQVLHQQFGIEHGLMNTTHAYTNSQALHDQPEKDLRGARAAALSIVPYSSGAAKALGKVIRNSTGVLPAIHCGYRCRWCRSSI
- the epd_1 gene encoding erythrose 4-phosphate dehydrogenase — encoded protein: MPVVSIVDLTVTLKRDVTAEDVNAAFRAAATDGPLQGILGYSEEPLVSSDYQGDARSSIVDGLSTLVIGGNMVKILAWYDNEWAFSNRLIDLARLMEQRGL
- the ispB_1 gene encoding octaprenyl-diphosphate synthase codes for the protein MSENENTLSGGVSVHEIKGNIEQHLTALLKNCDANTAVGMAMQESVLGPGKRIRPLMMLLIAHDLGYPGDAKTLLDLACAVEMIHSASLILDDIPCMDNADMRRGKPTIHKKYGESVAILAAIGLLTRAFAQVSSASGLNGEQKALAVSELANAVGEQGWCWGSFAI
- a CDS encoding Geranylgeranyl pyrophosphate synthase, with the protein product MLGQFRDLTGAGQTQNINDITATNDLKTGVLFIAMLQVVGLAANASEATRQRLSAFATDFGQLFQLLDDLSDSHFTTGKDRNKDAGKPTLVNVLGREHVCDRIYHHFHSASEHLAAVCVAGQETRRFIDTWLNLTLAGEKPAMKIA
- the fni gene encoding Isopentenyl-diphosphate delta-isomerase, whose product is MAIKNQGIVQRKNDHLDIILNTPQDVTGASTGFGNWRFVHCALPEIDYDAIDLRSVFLNKTLSAPLLISSMTGGAQRSKFINHHLAEAAQELNVAMGVGSQRIALEGQSDCGIDKSLRRLAPDIPLMANLGAAQLAGEKGIDSARRVVDMIEADALIIHLNPLQEILQSDGDRDWAGKLDAIAQVVRHLTVPVVVKEVGAGISAAVAGRLIDAGVTAIDVAGAGGTSWAAVEGKRAESAHLRALASAFADWGIPTAQALQAIASAYPNTPVIASGGIRTGIDAAKALRLGACLVGQAAAILDSATESTQAVVDRFAITIEQLKLACFCTGSINLDALKTADIIQCGGGS
- the crtX gene encoding Zeaxanthin glucosyltransferase, producing MSHYAIIVPPLYSHIRAMEALALHLSGKGHRLTFILDPALVVRGNPRLGGCPSLPETVQRAQQRFRDPASRTFFRIAGTLAAHTDALCRELPGILKRLQVDGAIVDQMEPAGGLVSEFLGLPFVSVACALPVNREPDLPLPVMPFRYGEDDAARKLYAGSERVYDRLMQAHYRVIDAYSRRFGLAHRRRLDECLSPLAQIAQGTATFDFPRRELPDTFHYIGMFQSMPDLPPRRRNAIPQVFATLGTLQGHQYSLLRTLARACQLAEVNVTVAHCDGLSPAQVEGLYRSGATRVESFVPQREVLAQSDLIVCHAGLNTVLEALAARCPPVVMPVAFDQPAVAARVTHHGLGRKVSRLAGASAIASQITALLNETDDFQQRLAAESQAIRQAGGAARAAALAEQAIETGRSVNAGAARVCNGI
- the crtL gene encoding Lycopene beta cyclase, with the protein product MQWDLILVGAGLANGLIAWRLQQVRPELNVLLIEQGEAAGGNHTWSFHHHDLSPEQHQWIAPLVAHSWPGYDVMFPSLTRHIDQPYYTLFSDRFAHRLTEALGDNLRLNCPVAAVSPQRVQLANGETLTARAVIDGRGQPDAPTQRCAWQLFVGQEWRLAHPHGLTRPLLMDATVPQCNAYRFFYLLPLSPDTLLIEDTRFSNAPALNRDDYRAAIKDYAAQRHWTLSALLREESGCLPLTLAGAPPPDSTAQQPCSGMRAGLFHAVTGYSLPLAVRLADAVAGLGIPDAPRVAALTHALAAQQWRSQGFFRLLNRMLFLAGQPDHRWRVMQRFYGLPDETIARFYAGNLTLSDKARILTGKPPVPVFQALRAAFNTGNEQ
- the crtN gene encoding Dehydrosqualene desaturase, producing the protein MLEQRDKPGGRAYVWHDEGFTFDAGPTVITDPSALEELFAGAGKRLEDYVDMMPVEPFYRLCWEDGKRFDYSNNESLLQRQIADFNPADVEGYARFLEYSKAVFKEGYLRLGATPFLQFSDMVKVSPQLMRLRAWESVYQAVSRFIKEDHLRQAFSFHSLLVGGNPFATSAIYTLIHALEREWGVWFPRGGTGALVQGMVKLFTDLGGKLELNTAVERIEVEQQRVSRVVTQDGRVFAADAVASNADVVNTYQKLLGHYPPGEAKGRKLAGKRMSNSLFVLYFGLNATHPQLAHHTICFGPRYKELVQEIFHGATLSDDFSLYLHSPCATDPSLAPPGCGAFYVLTPVPHLGNAPLDWTVEGPALRERIFDYLEARYMPNLRQQLVTHRMFTPDDFQHTLGAHLGSAFSLEPLLTQSAWFRPHNRDENLKNLYLVGAGTHPGAGVPGVVGSAKATARLMLEDLA
- the crtM gene encoding Dehydrosqualene synthase, with product MNKPLFNHAAQTMRNGSKSFDAAARLFDPETRRSVLMLYTWCRHCDDVIDNQIAGFASGAESRLDPARQLEQLRESTRQVYQGMAQSDPAFAALQEVTARHHIPEKWPLEHLEGFAMDVRGEAYATIDDTLRYCYYVAGVVGLMMAHIMGVRDEKVLDRACDLGLAFQLTNIARDVIEDAGAGRCYLPAHWLAQEGLEMETYFLPEHRPALSRVVQRLLNTAEPYYASALAGLPALPLRSRWAIATARDVYRAIGIKVSHAGTRAWDTRQHTSKPEKIALLLKGAGRAAMAPVARPSARPTALWQRPL
- a CDS encoding Fatty acid hydroxylase superfamily — translated: MWLNVLIVVLSAAAMEAVAAFSHRYIMHGFGWRWHRSHHSPRTGWFELNDLYAVVFAGLAIVLIAVGTAGVWPLQWIGAGMTLYGVLYFLVHDGLVHQRWPFHWVPRKGYLKRLWLAHRFHHAVNGKEGCVSFGFLVVKSPEVLQAQLRKRARPTKAAAAKAPSDAPKASPPAP